Proteins from a single region of Streptomyces sp. TN58:
- a CDS encoding WG repeat-containing protein: MTPHRPVPSAPYAVPVTGREPFGTRLALVDPEGALVRAPELGAVGPFHPDGDGGLVAPAADLAGRWGYLDGRGRWLDAPGLEWTGAFDGAGLSRFRRAGLFGYADASGAPVVPARFTGAEEFHHGLAAVRTEGGAGYADPTGRLVIGGGFDAAGSFGPAGLAPVRPVTGGPCGYVDREGRPAIAPRFDGARPFGAGGAAPVRVGELWGLVDTAGEWIVEPSFRLLESFDGNGLAYAVGGGAGDSFAGFVDCRGELVLRRDGEMDEELWCGLLKVGDGFARGFVDPAGLPVIGPRYAWVERFSPCGAAVACVDDGAPRWGVLRTDGSFTPSSHREPLTDGDGWVAGFDDVTGLAAFVSADGAVVHVDAGGRDVCRVEASGDGASVVLRDAAGRAVWEGAAGPGTFERARPRLLRDTGQYVDHGPAWEGDAVAVAAELLGRAPRPFHPGSADPYDVDGLDEDDAEDLCHGAVRVVASVFLEAEALAEYPFLQDWTEQRFAELYDTVAERLRAGYGPPLPDDRAVLLRGGDGERSVTWRAGDRRLVLQEWMVIGDGDVEIEIWLAAVDT, translated from the coding sequence GTGACACCGCACCGCCCCGTCCCGTCCGCGCCGTACGCCGTGCCCGTGACGGGGCGCGAACCGTTCGGGACACGGCTGGCGCTCGTCGACCCGGAGGGCGCGCTCGTGCGTGCGCCCGAACTGGGTGCCGTCGGCCCGTTCCACCCGGACGGTGACGGGGGCCTGGTCGCGCCCGCGGCGGACCTGGCCGGGCGGTGGGGGTACCTGGACGGGCGGGGCCGTTGGCTCGACGCACCGGGGCTGGAGTGGACCGGTGCCTTCGACGGGGCGGGGCTGTCCCGATTCCGCCGAGCGGGCCTGTTCGGGTACGCGGACGCCTCCGGCGCTCCGGTCGTGCCGGCCCGCTTCACGGGTGCGGAGGAGTTCCACCACGGACTGGCCGCGGTCCGTACCGAGGGCGGCGCCGGCTACGCGGATCCCACGGGCCGGCTGGTGATCGGCGGCGGCTTCGACGCGGCCGGGTCCTTCGGGCCCGCCGGCCTGGCGCCCGTACGGCCGGTCACCGGCGGGCCTTGCGGGTACGTGGACCGCGAGGGACGCCCGGCGATCGCGCCCCGGTTCGACGGGGCGCGCCCGTTCGGCGCGGGCGGGGCGGCGCCGGTGCGGGTCGGGGAGCTGTGGGGGCTGGTGGACACCGCGGGCGAATGGATCGTCGAACCGTCCTTCCGGCTGCTGGAATCCTTCGACGGGAACGGTCTGGCGTACGCCGTCGGCGGCGGGGCGGGCGACTCGTTCGCCGGCTTCGTGGACTGCCGGGGCGAGCTGGTGCTGCGCCGCGACGGCGAGATGGACGAGGAGCTGTGGTGCGGCCTGCTGAAGGTCGGCGACGGCTTCGCCCGGGGGTTCGTCGATCCGGCAGGGCTGCCGGTGATCGGGCCGCGCTACGCCTGGGTGGAACGTTTCTCCCCCTGTGGGGCGGCCGTCGCCTGCGTGGACGACGGCGCACCGCGGTGGGGGGTGCTGCGTACGGACGGCTCGTTCACGCCGTCCTCGCACCGGGAGCCGCTGACCGACGGGGACGGCTGGGTCGCCGGCTTCGACGACGTCACCGGTCTCGCGGCGTTCGTCTCCGCCGACGGCGCGGTCGTGCACGTCGACGCCGGGGGCCGGGACGTGTGCCGCGTCGAGGCGTCCGGCGACGGGGCGTCCGTCGTACTGCGGGACGCGGCCGGCCGGGCCGTGTGGGAGGGCGCCGCCGGGCCGGGAACCTTCGAGCGGGCGCGGCCGCGGTTGCTCCGCGACACCGGGCAGTACGTGGACCACGGGCCCGCGTGGGAAGGGGACGCGGTGGCCGTCGCCGCCGAGCTCCTGGGCCGTGCGCCGCGGCCCTTCCACCCCGGCTCGGCGGACCCCTACGACGTCGACGGACTGGACGAGGACGACGCGGAGGACCTGTGCCACGGCGCGGTACGGGTGGTCGCGAGCGTCTTCCTGGAGGCGGAGGCGCTGGCCGAGTACCCCTTCCTCCAGGACTGGACGGAGCAGCGCTTCGCGGAGCTCTACGACACCGTCGCGGAGCGCCTGCGTGCCGGCTACGGCCCCCCGCTGCCGGACGACCGGGCCGTGTTGCTGCGTGGCGGTGACGGCGAACGGTCCGTCACCTGGCGGGCCGGCGACCGGCGGCTGGTCCTTCAGGAGTGGATGGTGATCGGTGACGGCGACGTGGAGATCGAGATCTGGCTGGCGGCGGTCGACACCTGA
- a CDS encoding metal ABC transporter solute-binding protein, Zn/Mn family, which yields MARTRVRVPAALALSAALLLTAGCGNGASSASGGGPGLPRPGNPSVVVTTTWEGALAKAAGAQDIKVIVPQSVHHAPDYEPRPSDLAAVAQADFVLYAPFEPYAPKIKEAAGSEAKLVEVELDNDPDKVSAEVGRLAALFGTADAAARWKTGFDAEYAKLNQELRAGWPGGRSPSVVAQVFTAWSAKLAGATTVGTYGPEAVTPAQLAELSAKKPSLVLDNAHMSTGAVLPDSGAKQVRIVNYPGDDLDLLPVYRNAAAELRKAMGSS from the coding sequence ATGGCGCGCACCCGCGTCCGTGTCCCTGCCGCCCTCGCACTGAGCGCGGCCCTGCTCCTGACCGCCGGCTGCGGGAACGGCGCCTCGTCGGCGTCGGGTGGGGGCCCGGGGCTCCCGCGCCCCGGCAATCCGTCCGTGGTCGTGACGACCACCTGGGAGGGCGCCCTCGCGAAGGCGGCGGGCGCGCAGGACATCAAGGTCATCGTGCCGCAGTCGGTCCACCACGCCCCCGACTACGAACCCAGGCCCTCGGACCTCGCCGCCGTGGCCCAGGCCGACTTCGTGCTGTACGCGCCGTTCGAGCCGTACGCCCCGAAGATCAAGGAGGCGGCGGGCTCCGAGGCGAAGCTGGTCGAGGTGGAACTCGACAACGACCCCGACAAGGTGTCCGCCGAAGTCGGCCGTCTGGCCGCACTGTTCGGTACGGCGGACGCCGCCGCGCGGTGGAAGACCGGCTTCGACGCCGAGTACGCGAAGCTGAACCAGGAGCTCCGGGCCGGCTGGCCAGGCGGCCGCAGCCCGTCCGTCGTGGCCCAGGTCTTCACCGCCTGGTCGGCGAAGCTCGCGGGCGCGACCACCGTGGGCACCTACGGGCCGGAGGCCGTGACCCCGGCGCAGCTCGCCGAACTCTCCGCGAAGAAGCCGTCGCTGGTGCTGGACAACGCCCACATGTCCACCGGCGCGGTGCTGCCGGACTCGGGTGCCAAGCAGGTGCGGATCGTCAACTACCCGGGTGACGACCTCGATCTGCTGCCGGTCTACCGCAACGCGGCGGCGGAGCTGAGGAAGGCCATGGGCTCCTCCTGA
- a CDS encoding metal ABC transporter permease has translation MTVLATADLGELLRLLPVQRAGAALLLAAVALPVVGVVIVGLDIMPVRFAMMHVALLGIAVGLLTGLDPMLCALVACALAGAGVAPLAGTPDGLSGAMGLLMSLAVAAALLLLAVSGVNASGAFALLWGSILSVGTPDLVVLGVLAVAVPCLFRWRRREIGLLLYDRELAQCSGVPVRALTAALLVLVAIAVAGAIKLTGALLVDALTLLPALAARRLGGSLKSITLWAVGIGIVVNLTGFLLALWLDWPPGPVLVLTAGALVLAVHFLPERRVSSWRAPASVSLPPSH, from the coding sequence GTGACCGTCCTGGCCACCGCCGACCTCGGTGAACTCCTGCGGCTGCTGCCCGTTCAACGAGCGGGCGCGGCACTGCTGCTGGCCGCCGTCGCACTGCCGGTCGTCGGCGTCGTCATCGTCGGGCTCGACATCATGCCGGTCCGGTTCGCGATGATGCACGTGGCCCTGCTGGGCATCGCCGTGGGCCTGCTGACCGGGCTCGACCCCATGCTGTGCGCGCTGGTGGCGTGTGCGCTGGCCGGCGCGGGCGTGGCTCCGCTCGCCGGCACCCCGGACGGCCTCTCGGGGGCGATGGGGCTGCTGATGAGCCTGGCGGTCGCGGCGGCGCTGTTGCTGCTGGCGGTGTCCGGGGTCAACGCGTCCGGTGCCTTCGCCCTGTTGTGGGGGTCGATCCTGTCCGTCGGGACGCCCGACCTGGTGGTCCTGGGCGTGCTCGCCGTCGCCGTGCCCTGCCTGTTCCGGTGGCGGCGGCGGGAGATCGGCCTGCTGCTGTACGACCGCGAACTGGCCCAGTGCTCCGGCGTACCGGTGCGGGCCCTGACGGCCGCGCTCCTGGTGCTGGTCGCCATCGCGGTCGCCGGGGCGATCAAACTCACCGGCGCGCTGCTGGTCGACGCGCTGACGCTGCTGCCCGCACTCGCCGCGCGCCGCCTGGGCGGTTCGCTGAAGTCGATCACCCTGTGGGCGGTCGGCATCGGCATCGTGGTGAACCTGACGGGGTTCCTGCTGGCCCTGTGGCTGGACTGGCCGCCCGGCCCGGTCCTCGTCCTGACCGCCGGGGCGCTGGTCCTCGCGGTGCACTTCTTACCCGAACGGAGAGTCAGCTCATGGCGCGCACCCGCGTCCGTGTCCCTGCCGCCCTCGCACTGA
- a CDS encoding ABC transporter ATP-binding protein, translated as MGGMDVRMRGVVCRHGRVEAVADVDLEIAAGERVALTGTNGSGKSTLLRAVLGLHRQMAGSILVGGREGRSPAEWAWRRRACAWIPQKPAAGRFPLLGSELLAGSRAPAEAAEAADRLGVGALTGRPLHTLSGGQLQRMYLARAIGCVAAGAELMLADEPTAALDFDGQAEAADVLTALPVTLIVVTHDRALADRCDRVLEMAAGRLREVR; from the coding sequence ATGGGCGGGATGGACGTGCGCATGCGGGGGGTCGTCTGCCGGCACGGCCGGGTGGAGGCCGTCGCCGACGTGGACCTGGAGATCGCCGCCGGTGAACGCGTGGCGCTGACCGGCACCAACGGCTCGGGCAAATCGACTCTCCTGCGCGCCGTCCTCGGTCTGCACCGCCAGATGGCGGGCTCGATCCTGGTCGGCGGCCGGGAGGGCCGCTCCCCCGCCGAGTGGGCGTGGCGGCGCCGGGCCTGCGCCTGGATCCCGCAGAAGCCCGCCGCCGGGCGGTTCCCCCTGCTCGGCAGCGAGCTGCTGGCCGGCAGCCGCGCCCCGGCGGAGGCGGCCGAGGCCGCGGACCGGCTCGGCGTGGGCGCGCTCACCGGGAGGCCTCTGCACACCCTGTCCGGCGGCCAGTTGCAGCGCATGTACCTGGCCCGGGCGATCGGGTGCGTCGCGGCGGGCGCGGAGCTGATGCTGGCGGACGAGCCGACCGCCGCCCTCGACTTCGACGGGCAGGCGGAGGCCGCGGACGTGCTCACCGCACTGCCGGTGACGCTGATCGTGGTGACGCACGACCGCGCCCTGGCGGACCGGTGCGACCGCGTACTGGAGATGGCCGCGGGCCGGCTGCGGGAGGTCCGGTGA
- a CDS encoding VOC family protein — protein MTPAPQKITTFLMFEGRAEEAMTFYTSLFEDSEVVDITRYGADGPGAQGTVLRATFSLAGQHFMCIDSYVKHEFGFTPAVSLFVECRSAAELDRLYAALADQGKELMPVGSYGFSARFGWVNDRFGVSWQLNLQDPPA, from the coding sequence ATGACCCCGGCACCGCAGAAGATCACCACGTTCCTGATGTTCGAGGGCCGGGCGGAGGAGGCGATGACCTTCTACACCTCCCTGTTCGAAGACTCCGAGGTCGTCGACATCACCCGCTACGGCGCCGACGGCCCCGGCGCGCAGGGCACGGTGCTGCGCGCGACGTTCTCGCTCGCCGGGCAGCACTTCATGTGCATCGACAGTTACGTCAAGCACGAGTTCGGCTTCACCCCGGCCGTCTCGCTCTTCGTGGAGTGCCGGTCCGCGGCCGAGCTCGACCGGCTCTACGCCGCCCTCGCCGACCAGGGCAAGGAGCTGATGCCCGTGGGCTCGTACGGTTTCAGCGCCCGGTTCGGCTGGGTGAACGACCGCTTCGGGGTGTCCTGGCAGCTGAACCTCCAGGATCCGCCCGCCTGA
- a CDS encoding DUF2278 family protein, which produces MPFAHYGVLSGTLHRHFRDTPDTEGAWFHVNLRVDAPDGRYKCAVDVDSHESATGVQWKVFTVDAKALGPVAALAPGYHELPRTDGSGALDYIRHPALRRGRSWPPWLPDRVRGLLERLVKSSRPWASGTNLDAALAFEPMLVVGRPVLVFGEPFDTGLGVHNIHQNQGDPFGSPWWAENGVWQDGATLTRRPDGRYDVFLNKFSTQKDHTDADGHPLVP; this is translated from the coding sequence ATGCCCTTCGCGCACTACGGCGTCCTCTCCGGGACCCTGCACCGGCACTTCCGGGACACCCCCGACACGGAGGGGGCGTGGTTCCATGTCAACCTCCGGGTCGACGCGCCGGACGGGCGCTACAAGTGCGCCGTCGACGTCGACAGTCACGAGTCGGCGACCGGCGTGCAGTGGAAGGTGTTCACGGTGGACGCCAAGGCGCTCGGCCCGGTGGCCGCACTGGCGCCGGGCTACCACGAACTGCCCCGTACGGACGGGTCCGGCGCCCTCGACTACATCCGGCATCCGGCCCTGCGGCGCGGCCGATCCTGGCCGCCGTGGCTGCCCGACCGGGTGCGGGGACTGCTCGAACGGCTGGTGAAGTCCTCCCGGCCCTGGGCCTCGGGGACCAATCTCGACGCCGCGCTCGCCTTCGAGCCGATGCTCGTGGTCGGCCGTCCGGTGCTGGTCTTCGGGGAGCCCTTCGACACCGGTCTGGGCGTCCACAACATCCACCAGAACCAGGGCGATCCGTTCGGCAGCCCGTGGTGGGCCGAGAACGGCGTCTGGCAGGACGGGGCGACCCTGACCCGCCGCCCCGACGGCCGGTACGACGTGTTCCTGAACAAGTTCTCCACGCAGAAGGATCACACGGACGCCGACGGACACCCCCTCGTGCCGTGA
- a CDS encoding GNAT family N-acetyltransferase codes for MSDTTVRAVQPGDFAQWRALYRGYADFYEVEQTEEAAATVWSWVTDPAHEVGALVAEDASGRLLGLAHYRPFARPLSATVGCFLDDLFVAPEHRGSGAADLLLGALRDLAAERGWSVVRWITADDNHRARAKYDQVATRTMWVTYDMPPARP; via the coding sequence ATGTCCGACACCACCGTGCGCGCCGTGCAGCCTGGGGATTTCGCGCAGTGGCGCGCCCTGTACCGGGGCTACGCCGACTTCTACGAGGTGGAGCAGACCGAGGAGGCGGCCGCCACGGTGTGGTCGTGGGTGACCGACCCGGCCCACGAGGTCGGTGCCCTGGTGGCCGAGGACGCTTCGGGCCGGCTCCTCGGCCTGGCCCACTACCGTCCCTTCGCCCGGCCCCTGTCGGCCACGGTCGGCTGCTTCCTCGACGACCTGTTCGTGGCCCCGGAGCACCGCGGCTCCGGCGCCGCCGACCTGCTGCTCGGGGCGCTGCGCGACCTCGCGGCCGAGCGGGGCTGGAGCGTGGTCCGCTGGATCACCGCGGACGACAACCACCGGGCGAGGGCCAAGTACGACCAGGTGGCCACGCGCACCATGTGGGTCACCTACGACATGCCCCCGGCCCGTCCCTGA
- a CDS encoding VOC family protein, whose protein sequence is MPSRLNPYINFDGDARQAMEFYKEVFGGTLSLNTYGDIGGADAGDAADRIMHGMLETAGGFTLMGADNPPGAQHEPGNNISVSVSGEDASELRGYWDGLRAGGTVSVPLEKQMWGDVFGMCTDRFGITWLVNISTPEG, encoded by the coding sequence ATGCCCTCGCGACTCAATCCGTACATCAACTTCGACGGCGACGCCCGGCAGGCCATGGAGTTCTACAAGGAGGTCTTCGGCGGCACCCTGTCGCTGAACACGTACGGCGACATCGGCGGCGCGGACGCGGGCGACGCCGCCGACAGGATCATGCACGGCATGCTGGAGACCGCCGGCGGTTTCACGCTCATGGGCGCCGACAACCCCCCGGGGGCGCAGCACGAGCCCGGCAACAACATCTCGGTGAGCGTCAGCGGGGAGGATGCCTCCGAGCTGCGCGGCTACTGGGACGGGCTCCGCGCGGGCGGCACGGTCTCGGTGCCCCTGGAGAAGCAGATGTGGGGCGACGTCTTCGGTATGTGCACGGACCGCTTCGGCATCACCTGGCTCGTCAACATCAGCACGCCCGAGGGCTGA
- a CDS encoding DUF4232 domain-containing protein, whose amino-acid sequence MSIVRRTAVALAALSALALTACGPTGDDAAGGTGTPSAGSTPSTSPSGSAGPSKSATPPAKPAKPSNSAVSPGASAPAGPDFDVFPCSTHDVDFTASLAEPTTSSYLLKITNKGTKACRALGHPVVTFGSLDGQATERGKAPGIENAIRLDPGESAYAGLMGGAADGTGKTVGSIAMTMNTESDLMQTPLEAATPGLYVSATKNSVTPWVDNAEDALSL is encoded by the coding sequence ATGAGCATCGTTCGCAGGACCGCCGTCGCCCTCGCCGCCCTGTCCGCACTGGCCCTGACCGCATGCGGGCCCACCGGGGACGACGCCGCGGGCGGGACCGGCACGCCGTCCGCCGGCTCGACACCCAGCACGTCCCCGTCCGGCTCGGCCGGCCCGTCGAAGTCCGCGACACCGCCGGCGAAGCCGGCCAAGCCGTCGAACTCGGCCGTGTCCCCCGGTGCGAGCGCACCGGCCGGCCCGGACTTCGACGTCTTCCCGTGCAGCACCCACGACGTGGACTTCACCGCAAGCCTGGCCGAGCCCACGACCAGCAGCTACCTGCTGAAGATCACCAACAAGGGGACCAAGGCGTGCAGGGCGCTCGGGCACCCGGTCGTGACCTTCGGCAGCCTCGACGGACAGGCCACGGAACGGGGCAAGGCCCCCGGCATCGAGAACGCCATCCGGCTCGACCCGGGCGAGTCGGCCTACGCCGGACTCATGGGCGGCGCCGCCGACGGCACCGGCAAGACCGTCGGCTCGATCGCCATGACCATGAACACCGAGTCCGACCTCATGCAGACCCCGCTCGAAGCGGCCACACCCGGCCTGTACGTCTCCGCCACCAAGAACTCCGTGACCCCCTGGGTGGACAACGCCGAAGACGCCCTCAGCCTGTAG
- a CDS encoding isoamylase early set domain-containing protein, giving the protein MLERKRRKNTTDVTFVLPGGDPPGPVSVVGSFNGWQPGAHVLQPRPDGMRAVTVALPAKATHSFRYLAAGDYWFNDAAADGHDGANCRLNT; this is encoded by the coding sequence ATGCTGGAACGAAAGCGTCGCAAGAACACCACCGACGTCACCTTCGTACTGCCCGGGGGCGACCCGCCCGGCCCCGTCAGCGTCGTGGGAAGCTTCAACGGCTGGCAGCCGGGCGCCCACGTGCTCCAACCCCGGCCCGACGGCATGCGGGCGGTGACGGTCGCGCTGCCCGCCAAGGCCACGCACTCCTTCCGCTACCTCGCCGCCGGCGACTACTGGTTCAACGACGCGGCCGCCGACGGGCACGACGGCGCCAACTGCCGCCTGAACACCTGA
- a CDS encoding DUF5133 domain-containing protein, with amino-acid sequence MIQSPAGHRRTEGGAAVADGYADEHTDPCTAADTAATGTEAGDAAATAALAGATGVVMALVPCTAESARRVLAEAARTAGVTLHTMARTAVATGTRPADADPDCELALRMEIANARSPQPPSPPPPGTLLPAPDVLRGHLHHLRAVRRRTLAAPDDPALRAALEDAAYTLCVLMGQRNTHSALIAAEERVAAHRLPPYAAPDGPA; translated from the coding sequence ATGATTCAGAGCCCGGCGGGCCACCGCCGCACGGAAGGCGGAGCCGCCGTAGCGGACGGGTACGCGGACGAACACACGGATCCGTGCACCGCCGCGGACACCGCCGCCACCGGCACGGAGGCCGGCGACGCCGCCGCCACGGCCGCGCTCGCCGGTGCGACCGGCGTGGTGATGGCCCTGGTCCCCTGCACCGCGGAGAGCGCCCGGCGCGTCCTCGCCGAGGCAGCGCGGACGGCCGGCGTCACGCTCCACACCATGGCGCGCACCGCCGTCGCCACCGGCACCCGCCCGGCGGACGCTGACCCCGACTGCGAGCTGGCGCTGCGCATGGAGATCGCGAACGCCCGCAGCCCGCAACCCCCTTCACCACCGCCCCCCGGAACGCTCCTGCCGGCACCGGACGTTCTCCGCGGGCACCTGCACCACCTGCGGGCCGTACGCCGCCGTACGCTGGCCGCGCCCGACGACCCCGCGCTGCGCGCCGCCCTGGAGGACGCCGCGTACACGCTGTGCGTCCTGATGGGGCAGCGCAACACCCACAGCGCCCTGATCGCCGCCGAGGAGCGGGTGGCCGCTCACCGGCTTCCCCCGTACGCGGCACCGGACGGCCCCGCCTGA
- a CDS encoding nucleoside hydrolase produces the protein MSVPVPLPVPVPVPLVIDCDPGHDDALAILLAAGDPAVDLLAVTTVAGNQTVEKTTLNALRVCTVAGITGVPVAAGCAGPLVEPLRVAEDVHGVSGLDGPRFPEPSLAPEPEHAVELLRRVLAGRPEPVTLVPTAPLTNIALLLTRHPELAGRIREIVLMGGSTDRGNRTPAAEFNIHTDPEAADIVFRSGVPVTMCGLNVTHQALATPEVVARFEALGTDLGRICAELLGFFAGTYRQLWGFPAPPVHDPVAVARVIDPGLVTCVDAHVAVELHGRHTRGATVVDLHGTLGLPANARVAVGLRADLFWDRLLAAVARLGGGADQAGPSGAAYGGSR, from the coding sequence GTGAGCGTCCCCGTTCCCCTTCCCGTCCCCGTTCCCGTTCCCCTCGTCATCGACTGCGATCCGGGGCACGACGACGCCCTCGCGATCCTCCTCGCCGCGGGCGACCCGGCGGTGGACCTGCTGGCCGTGACCACGGTGGCGGGCAACCAGACCGTGGAGAAGACCACCCTGAACGCCCTGCGGGTGTGCACCGTCGCCGGTATCACGGGCGTCCCGGTCGCCGCCGGGTGCGCGGGACCGCTGGTGGAGCCGCTACGGGTGGCCGAGGACGTGCACGGGGTGTCGGGGCTGGACGGCCCCCGCTTCCCCGAGCCGTCCCTGGCGCCCGAACCCGAGCACGCGGTGGAACTGCTGCGGCGGGTCCTGGCCGGGCGCCCGGAGCCGGTCACCCTGGTACCGACGGCTCCGCTGACGAACATCGCCCTGCTGCTGACCCGCCACCCCGAGCTGGCGGGCCGGATCAGGGAGATCGTCCTGATGGGCGGTTCCACGGACCGGGGGAACCGCACCCCGGCCGCCGAGTTCAACATCCACACCGATCCGGAGGCCGCGGACATCGTCTTCCGCAGCGGGGTACCGGTGACCATGTGCGGGCTGAACGTCACCCATCAGGCGCTCGCGACACCCGAGGTCGTCGCCCGTTTCGAGGCCCTGGGCACGGACCTCGGGCGGATCTGCGCCGAGTTGCTGGGCTTCTTCGCGGGCACCTACCGGCAGCTGTGGGGTTTCCCCGCACCGCCGGTGCACGACCCGGTGGCGGTCGCCCGGGTCATCGACCCGGGGCTGGTCACCTGCGTGGACGCGCACGTGGCCGTGGAACTCCACGGCCGGCACACGCGCGGTGCGACCGTGGTGGACCTGCACGGCACGCTGGGACTGCCGGCGAACGCCCGGGTCGCCGTCGGGTTGCGTGCCGACCTGTTCTGGGACCGGCTGCTGGCGGCCGTGGCGAGGCTGGGCGGCGGCGCGGATCAGGCGGGGCCGTCCGGTGCCGCGTACGGGGGAAGCCGGTGA
- a CDS encoding VOC family protein: MSSRDVFGVPCWVNLTAPALAEAEDFYAAVLGWTFRTTRLGEDFRVALLDGRPVASVGALAPRLGVPTAWTPYFAVVDAEVTSARVRERGATMAVGPLAFATGRAALAADPFGAVFGFWEGEVVREWHAGEEDAEVWVELRTRDAFAAAVFYGEVLDWACDRPGCCDVAYEHDHVVVRRGSQTVARIDAGAVDNDPDPQVRPRWHVHFAVADLDATVDRAVRHGGAAVTPVRSSVTDRRVTLRDRTGALFTVSEPTLPLPRG; this comes from the coding sequence ATGAGCAGTCGTGACGTGTTCGGTGTGCCCTGCTGGGTCAACCTCACCGCCCCGGCTCTCGCCGAGGCGGAGGACTTCTACGCCGCGGTGCTGGGCTGGACCTTCCGTACCACCCGGCTCGGCGAGGACTTCCGCGTCGCGCTGCTGGACGGACGGCCCGTCGCCTCCGTCGGCGCGCTCGCCCCGAGACTCGGCGTACCGACCGCGTGGACGCCGTACTTCGCCGTCGTCGACGCGGAGGTGACCTCCGCCCGCGTCCGTGAGCGCGGCGCGACGATGGCGGTCGGGCCGCTCGCCTTCGCCACCGGGAGGGCCGCGCTGGCCGCCGACCCCTTCGGAGCGGTCTTCGGCTTCTGGGAGGGCGAGGTCGTCCGGGAATGGCACGCCGGCGAGGAGGACGCGGAGGTCTGGGTCGAACTCCGCACCCGCGACGCGTTCGCCGCCGCCGTGTTCTACGGCGAGGTCCTGGACTGGGCCTGCGACCGGCCCGGATGCTGCGACGTCGCCTACGAGCACGACCACGTGGTGGTCCGCCGGGGCAGCCAGACCGTCGCGCGGATCGACGCCGGAGCCGTGGACAACGACCCCGACCCGCAGGTCCGGCCCCGCTGGCACGTCCACTTCGCCGTGGCCGACCTCGACGCCACCGTCGACCGGGCGGTCCGGCACGGGGGCGCCGCCGTGACGCCGGTCCGGTCCTCCGTGACGGACCGCCGGGTCACCCTCCGGGACCGCACCGGAGCGCTGTTCACTGTGAGCGAGCCCACGCTTCCGCTCCCGCGGGGGTAG
- a CDS encoding ATP-binding cassette domain-containing protein produces MQYAIRAEGLAKRFKQTRALAGVDLQVPAGTVLGLLGPNGAGKTTAVRIFATLLRPDGGRAEVAGYDVVRQAGRVRSVIGLTGQYAAVDENLTGTENLLMIGRLLGMPRGAARARAAELLDRFQLREAAVRAAKTYSGGMRRRLDLAASLVGRPRILFLDEPTTGLDPHSRGEVWGMLRALVAEGVTVLLTTQYLDEADRLADNIVVIDKGSVIAHGTPDALKAQVGGQVLQLRPAHVGDLATAHALLSEAAGPLAKIEGDEITVPVKDPELMPAVVRRLDQAGVAVAELTLRRSSLDEVFMVLTGHRAQPLTAAGDGDDEQYATAGSLS; encoded by the coding sequence ATGCAGTACGCGATCCGGGCCGAGGGCCTGGCGAAGCGGTTCAAGCAGACCCGTGCCCTGGCCGGCGTGGACCTCCAGGTGCCCGCCGGCACCGTCCTCGGCCTGCTCGGTCCCAACGGCGCGGGCAAGACGACCGCGGTCCGGATCTTCGCCACCCTCCTTCGGCCGGACGGCGGCCGCGCCGAGGTCGCCGGGTACGACGTCGTCCGGCAGGCGGGCCGGGTCCGCTCGGTGATCGGCCTGACGGGCCAGTACGCCGCCGTCGACGAGAATCTGACCGGCACGGAGAACCTGCTGATGATCGGGCGGCTGCTCGGCATGCCGCGCGGCGCGGCCAGGGCGCGGGCCGCCGAGCTGCTCGACCGCTTCCAGTTGCGCGAGGCGGCGGTCCGGGCCGCCAAGACGTACTCGGGCGGTATGCGGCGGCGTCTCGACCTCGCGGCGAGCCTCGTGGGACGGCCGCGGATCCTCTTTCTCGACGAGCCGACCACCGGCCTCGACCCGCACAGCCGCGGCGAGGTCTGGGGCATGCTGCGGGCCCTCGTCGCGGAGGGGGTCACGGTGCTGCTGACGACGCAGTACCTGGACGAGGCAGACCGGCTGGCCGACAACATCGTGGTGATCGACAAGGGCAGCGTCATCGCCCACGGCACGCCCGACGCACTGAAGGCGCAGGTCGGCGGGCAGGTACTGCAGCTGCGGCCCGCCCACGTCGGCGACCTCGCCACGGCGCACGCCCTGCTCAGCGAGGCGGCGGGGCCCCTGGCCAAGATCGAGGGCGACGAGATCACCGTGCCCGTGAAGGACCCGGAGCTCATGCCCGCGGTGGTCCGCCGGCTCGACCAGGCGGGCGTGGCGGTGGCCGAGCTGACCCTGCGGCGCTCGTCCCTCGACGAGGTCTTCATGGTCCTGACCGGCCACCGGGCGCAGCCGCTGACCGCGGCCGGCGACGGTGACGACGAGCAGTACGCGACCGCCGGGAGCCTGTCATGA